The proteins below come from a single Streptococcus porcinus genomic window:
- a CDS encoding GNAT family N-acetyltransferase: protein MWMIKSFEELSKEQLFAILKARVEVFVVEQDCAYPEIDELDKTAIHLFKIDELGQVMAYCRLIPTTSEIKLGRVLVGKNYRQLGLGRDLINHALDYCTKKYPGKPVYAQAQAYLENFYSSFGFFSTSEVYLEDNIPHIDMIKID from the coding sequence ATGTGGATGATTAAAAGTTTTGAAGAGCTTAGTAAGGAGCAACTCTTTGCAATACTAAAAGCACGGGTGGAGGTATTTGTTGTTGAGCAAGACTGTGCTTATCCAGAGATTGATGAGCTGGATAAAACTGCTATACATCTTTTTAAAATAGATGAGCTTGGACAAGTAATGGCCTACTGTCGCTTAATTCCTACTACCAGTGAAATCAAGTTAGGACGTGTTTTAGTAGGAAAGAATTACCGTCAGTTAGGTCTCGGGCGTGATTTGATTAACCACGCTTTAGACTATTGCACCAAGAAATATCCAGGAAAACCAGTCTATGCACAAGCGCAAGCTTATCTAGAAAACTTCTATAGTTCTTTTGGATTTTTCAGTACATCAGAGGTTTACCTAGAAGATAATATTCCCCATATTGATATGATTAAAATAGATTAG
- a CDS encoding DHH family phosphoesterase has product MTIYQQILDEIIKSETIIIHRHQNPDPDAIGSQVGLKELILANFPDKRVLATGFDEPSLVWIAQMDHVTDDDYHDALVIVTDTANRPRIDNPKYCKGKKLIKIDHHPNDDVYGDISLVDTNASSASEIIADLAFSLNLTLSAKAAGLLYTGIVGDTGRFLYPATTAKTFHIASKLREYQFDFATISRQIDSFPFKIAKLQGYVFDHLEVDKNGVARVVLTQETLKAFDISEAESSAIVSAPGKIDMVSVWAIFVQHEDGSFRVRMRSKEKTINQIAKAHEGGGHPLASGANSYSLAENEQIYREMQALFD; this is encoded by the coding sequence ATGACCATTTACCAACAAATTTTGGATGAAATTATAAAAAGTGAGACAATTATTATCCACCGCCACCAAAATCCCGATCCAGATGCTATCGGCAGCCAAGTCGGCTTGAAAGAACTGATTTTAGCTAATTTCCCTGACAAGAGAGTTTTAGCTACGGGTTTTGATGAACCAAGTCTCGTTTGGATTGCCCAAATGGACCATGTCACTGATGACGATTATCACGATGCACTTGTGATTGTGACTGATACGGCAAATCGCCCTAGAATTGATAACCCTAAATATTGCAAGGGAAAAAAATTAATCAAAATTGATCACCATCCAAATGATGATGTCTATGGCGATATTTCCCTAGTTGATACCAATGCCTCAAGCGCCAGTGAAATCATTGCTGATCTTGCTTTTAGTCTCAATTTAACATTATCTGCCAAGGCTGCAGGCTTACTTTATACAGGAATTGTCGGCGATACAGGACGTTTTCTCTATCCAGCAACTACTGCTAAAACTTTTCACATTGCTTCTAAACTTAGAGAATACCAGTTTGATTTTGCAACGATTTCACGCCAAATCGATTCTTTTCCCTTTAAAATTGCGAAATTACAAGGCTATGTCTTTGATCACTTAGAAGTTGATAAAAATGGTGTCGCGCGGGTAGTTCTGACACAAGAAACTTTAAAAGCCTTTGATATTTCAGAAGCTGAAAGCTCCGCTATCGTATCTGCACCAGGAAAAATTGATATGGTTAGCGTTTGGGCTATCTTTGTTCAACATGAAGATGGCAGCTTCAGAGTACGGATGCGTAGTAAAGAAAAAACAATTAATCAAATTGCTAAAGCCCATGAAGGAGGCGGACATCCTTTAGCTAGTGGTGCTAATTCCTATAGCCTAGCAGAAAATGAGCAGATTTATCGAGAAATGCAAGCACTCTTTGATTAG
- a CDS encoding type B 50S ribosomal protein L31: MRKDIHPDYRPVVFLDTTTGYQFLSGSTKSSNETVEFEGETYPLIRVEISSDSHPFYTGRQKFTQADGRVDRFNKKYGLKDANASK; the protein is encoded by the coding sequence ATGAGAAAAGATATCCATCCAGATTATCGTCCAGTTGTATTTTTAGATACAACTACAGGTTACCAGTTCCTTAGTGGATCTACTAAATCAAGCAACGAAACTGTTGAGTTTGAAGGTGAAACTTATCCACTTATTCGTGTAGAAATTTCATCAGATTCTCACCCATTCTATACAGGACGTCAAAAATTTACACAAGCAGACGGACGTGTCGATCGTTTCAACAAAAAATACGGTCTCAAAGACGCAAACGCATCAAAATAA
- a CDS encoding PTS sugar transporter subunit IIA → MKSLILIGHGQFCHELKKSTEMIMGPQNIIFSVGLETIEGAEDFRQKLLTIINNIEGDFLIFADLLGGTPCNVATQLLMAGYHFELYAGVNMPMIIAFLNSQMLNQEIDLKRFARENIHFVNPLLEQKNDEEDEL, encoded by the coding sequence GTGAAAAGTCTTATATTAATTGGTCACGGTCAATTTTGCCACGAGCTTAAAAAGTCAACAGAAATGATAATGGGGCCACAAAATATTATTTTTTCAGTTGGCTTGGAAACTATTGAAGGAGCAGAAGATTTTAGGCAAAAATTGTTAACAATCATTAATAATATTGAAGGAGATTTCCTCATTTTTGCTGATTTATTGGGAGGAACTCCTTGTAATGTTGCGACGCAGTTATTGATGGCGGGTTACCACTTTGAACTCTATGCGGGAGTGAACATGCCTATGATAATTGCATTTCTAAATAGTCAAATGTTAAATCAAGAGATTGATTTAAAGAGATTTGCTCGAGAAAATATTCATTTTGTAAATCCCTTACTAGAGCAAAAAAATGATGAGGAAGATGAACTGTAA
- a CDS encoding PTS system mannose/fructose/sorbose family transporter subunit IID, whose protein sequence is MMKSDYKLSKQDFKQINKRSLFTFQWGWNYERMQGSGYLYMILPQLRKLYGDNSPELKEMMTVHTQFFNTSNFFHTIITGIDLALEESEGIQARDAVNGIKTGLMGPFAPIGDSVFVSLIPAIMGSIAAGLAKDGIWSGIIGILMWVSVQMLINVFRWKQLEIAYKEGIKLVTTMRDKLSSLVDAASVMGVFMVGALIATMINFKFTAAPKIGSKVIDIQDLLNTIFPRLLPAIFTGAVFWLLGRKGVTPTKAIFTIIIFAIIMAYFKVLGV, encoded by the coding sequence ATGATGAAATCTGATTATAAATTAAGTAAGCAAGATTTTAAACAAATTAATAAAAGAAGTTTATTTACTTTCCAATGGGGTTGGAATTATGAACGCATGCAAGGGTCAGGTTATCTCTATATGATTTTGCCACAATTGCGCAAGTTATATGGTGATAATAGTCCAGAATTAAAAGAAATGATGACTGTTCATACACAATTTTTCAATACTTCAAATTTTTTTCATACCATTATTACGGGTATTGATTTGGCACTGGAAGAAAGTGAAGGTATTCAAGCTAGAGATGCTGTAAATGGAATCAAAACGGGCTTAATGGGCCCCTTTGCACCAATTGGCGATTCTGTCTTTGTCTCTTTAATCCCAGCAATTATGGGTTCAATTGCGGCTGGTTTAGCAAAAGACGGTATATGGTCAGGGATTATTGGTATTTTGATGTGGGTTAGTGTTCAAATGTTGATTAATGTTTTCCGATGGAAACAGCTGGAAATTGCTTATAAGGAGGGAATAAAGCTGGTTACAACCATGCGTGACAAATTATCTTCCTTGGTTGATGCTGCCTCTGTTATGGGAGTCTTTATGGTGGGCGCTTTGATTGCTACAATGATTAATTTTAAATTTACAGCAGCTCCTAAAATCGGTTCAAAAGTGATTGATATTCAAGATTTACTAAATACTATTTTCCCTCGATTACTTCCAGCTATTTTTACCGGGGCTGTTTTTTGGCTCCTTGGTAGAAAAGGGGTAACACCAACAAAAGCCATATTTACGATCATCATTTTTGCCATTATTATGGCTTATTTCAAAGTATTAGGAGTTTAG
- a CDS encoding PTS mannose/fructose/sorbose/N-acetylgalactosamine transporter subunit IIC: protein MIQGWQIFLLTLYSAYQILDELTIVSSAGSPVFAGLIAGLIMGDLKTGLWIGGSLQLMVLGVGTFGGASRIDATSGAVIATAFSVSQGIKPEIAISTIAVPVAALMVYTDILGRFSTTYFAHRIDAHVENHNYKGIERNYLMGALPWALSRALPVFLAITLGGHFVQSLVNGIQQYQWLANGLTLAGKMLPGLGFAILLHYLPVKRNIHYLALGFVLTAMLTTVYANLQTVSTALTTVSKDFDASPYKSLPMIGIAIIGACLATLHYKNNQKTPIIEERVQVSESGEIEDDEI from the coding sequence ATGATTCAAGGGTGGCAAATATTTTTATTAACTTTATATTCAGCGTATCAAATTCTTGACGAATTAACGATTGTTTCTTCAGCTGGCTCACCAGTATTTGCTGGTCTTATAGCTGGTTTAATAATGGGCGACTTAAAAACAGGACTTTGGATCGGTGGTAGTCTGCAACTGATGGTTTTAGGTGTCGGAACCTTTGGTGGCGCTTCACGGATTGATGCAACTTCGGGTGCGGTTATTGCGACAGCTTTCTCAGTTTCACAGGGAATTAAACCAGAAATTGCAATTTCAACCATTGCAGTTCCAGTAGCAGCTTTAATGGTATATACTGATATTTTAGGTCGCTTCTCAACAACTTATTTTGCACACAGAATAGATGCTCATGTGGAGAATCATAACTACAAAGGGATTGAAAGAAACTATTTAATGGGAGCTCTCCCGTGGGCCTTGTCTAGGGCTTTGCCAGTCTTTTTAGCAATTACGCTTGGTGGGCATTTTGTCCAATCTTTGGTTAACGGTATCCAACAGTATCAATGGTTAGCTAACGGTTTAACTTTGGCTGGTAAAATGCTACCTGGTTTAGGTTTTGCCATTCTTTTACACTATCTTCCAGTAAAACGGAATATTCATTATTTAGCTTTAGGTTTTGTCTTAACAGCAATGTTAACAACGGTTTATGCTAACTTACAAACTGTCAGTACTGCCTTAACGACCGTATCTAAAGATTTTGATGCCTCTCCGTATAAAAGTTTACCAATGATTGGAATTGCTATCATTGGAGCCTGCTTAGCAACCTTGCATTATAAAAATAATCAAAAAACACCAATAATTGAAGAAAGAGTTCAAGTCTCTGAAAGTGGGGAAATCGAAGATGATGAAATCTGA
- a CDS encoding PTS system mannose/fructose/N-acetylgalactosamine-transporter subunit IIB, protein MTIIATRIDGRLIHGQVANLWTTKLNISRIMVIDNEIVANDLEKTALKLATPAGVKLSILTVEKAASNILAGRYDSQRLLIVAKNPNRFLELINRGVAISNLNVGNMSQTADTIPLTRSINVLKQDIDDFDAIARTGTRLTAQMVPSDTAIDFMPLLNKVRQESHHN, encoded by the coding sequence ATGACAATTATTGCAACACGAATTGATGGACGTTTGATTCATGGTCAAGTCGCTAATTTATGGACAACTAAACTTAATATTTCAAGAATTATGGTGATAGATAACGAGATTGTCGCCAACGATTTAGAAAAAACAGCCTTGAAGCTAGCAACGCCAGCAGGTGTTAAATTATCGATATTAACTGTTGAAAAAGCTGCGAGCAATATTTTAGCTGGCCGTTATGATTCTCAACGCTTACTAATTGTGGCTAAGAACCCAAATCGTTTTTTAGAACTCATTAATAGAGGTGTGGCTATTTCTAATCTTAATGTGGGGAATATGTCCCAAACAGCTGACACAATACCCCTCACTCGCTCAATAAATGTTCTTAAACAAGATATTGATGATTTTGACGCTATTGCTAGAACTGGGACAAGGCTGACTGCACAGATGGTACCAAGTGATACAGCTATCGATTTCATGCCTTTACTTAATAAAGTAAGACAGGAATCTCACCATAACTAG
- a CDS encoding GntR family transcriptional regulator yields MQAKKPKYQVIKENLYHLIMSQHYKKGDLFFTEAELIKKYKVSSITIKRALKELENDGFISRKRGLGTFIKKTSKDKIVHFSYTNNTSNHQEDVHILSLEKGNAPYYLNLLGLHKTEYYYILSRQRWIDKEPYLFQRSFIAHDYIANPEADLSSYASVYQRFFEDFNIQMAEQDFSQKTDLTLDYSNTVAKFLQLDKKQPCVRQLKLTKDKTSHRVLEYAEVYKHWKFFQYRINSLHYD; encoded by the coding sequence ATGCAAGCTAAAAAACCAAAATATCAAGTTATTAAAGAAAATCTTTATCACCTCATTATGTCACAGCATTATAAAAAAGGGGACTTGTTTTTCACTGAGGCAGAATTAATCAAAAAATACAAAGTAAGCTCCATAACCATAAAACGGGCTTTAAAGGAACTTGAAAATGATGGATTCATTAGTCGTAAACGTGGTTTAGGGACTTTTATCAAAAAAACTAGTAAAGATAAAATCGTTCATTTTTCCTACACCAATAACACATCAAACCATCAAGAAGATGTTCATATTTTAAGTTTAGAAAAAGGAAATGCCCCTTATTATTTAAATCTTTTAGGGCTACATAAAACTGAGTATTATTATATTTTGTCGCGTCAAAGATGGATAGATAAAGAACCTTATCTATTCCAAAGATCTTTTATCGCACATGATTACATTGCCAACCCCGAGGCAGATTTATCGTCTTATGCTTCTGTCTATCAACGCTTTTTTGAAGATTTTAACATTCAAATGGCTGAACAAGATTTTTCTCAAAAAACTGATTTAACCCTTGATTATAGCAATACAGTGGCTAAATTTTTACAGTTAGATAAAAAGCAACCGTGTGTTCGCCAACTTAAACTAACCAAAGATAAGACATCACATCGTGTTTTAGAATATGCAGAAGTTTATAAACATTGGAAATTTTTTCAGTACCGTATTAATTCTCTCCACTACGATTAA
- the lacD gene encoding tagatose-bisphosphate aldolase, producing MTVISNKKAYLEKVSRDGIISALAFDQRGALKRMMASHQKEEPTTEQIVTLKRLVSEELTPYASSILLDPEYGLPAIEVKDQKAGLLLAYEKTGYDAKTSSRLPDCLADWSVKGLKATGADAIKFLLYYDVDGSEAINHQKKAYIERIGSECQAEDIPFFLELLTYDEKISDNSSIDFAKVKAHKVNEAMRVFSAKRFGIDVLKVEVPVNMAFVEGFTEGPILYSKADAAQAFKEQEAASHLPYIYLSAGVSAQLFQETLIFAAQSGATFNGVLCGRATWAGAVPVYIKEGEAAARQWLRREGVKNIEALNDVLAKTARPWTDKI from the coding sequence ATGACAGTTATATCAAATAAAAAAGCCTACTTAGAAAAAGTAAGCCGTGACGGAATTATTTCTGCATTGGCTTTTGACCAACGCGGTGCTCTAAAAAGGATGATGGCAAGTCATCAAAAAGAAGAGCCAACAACTGAGCAAATAGTAACCTTGAAGCGTCTGGTGTCTGAAGAATTAACTCCCTATGCTTCCTCAATTCTCTTAGACCCAGAGTATGGCTTGCCAGCTATTGAAGTCAAAGACCAAAAAGCAGGCTTGTTACTGGCCTACGAAAAAACAGGCTACGATGCCAAGACAAGTAGTCGCTTACCAGACTGTTTAGCAGACTGGTCAGTGAAAGGTCTTAAAGCGACTGGTGCAGATGCTATTAAGTTTCTTCTCTATTATGATGTTGATGGCAGTGAGGCTATTAACCATCAAAAGAAAGCTTACATTGAACGCATCGGCTCAGAGTGTCAAGCAGAAGACATTCCCTTCTTTTTAGAGCTTTTGACCTATGATGAAAAGATTAGTGATAATAGTAGTATTGACTTCGCCAAAGTCAAAGCCCATAAAGTTAATGAAGCCATGAGAGTCTTTTCGGCTAAGCGATTTGGGATTGATGTTTTGAAAGTAGAAGTTCCAGTTAATATGGCCTTTGTTGAAGGGTTTACAGAAGGGCCGATTCTTTATAGCAAAGCAGACGCGGCCCAAGCTTTTAAAGAACAAGAAGCAGCCAGTCACTTACCATACATCTATCTTAGTGCGGGAGTATCAGCTCAGCTATTCCAAGAAACCTTAATCTTTGCGGCTCAATCAGGAGCGACATTTAATGGTGTTCTTTGTGGCCGTGCTACTTGGGCGGGTGCTGTTCCGGTCTATATCAAAGAAGGGGAGGCTGCGGCCCGCCAATGGCTAAGGCGTGAAGGGGTAAAAAATATTGAAGCTCTTAATGACGTTTTAGCTAAGACAGCAAGGCCTTGGACAGATAAAATATAA
- a CDS encoding SIS domain-containing protein has protein sequence MFQLTEQELNQMGAAITTKEIKQEPDLWGQVYQQFLDKEEKLSSFLNKVIESADTKIKVIFTGAGTSEYVGNSIWSFLQTYGQREQFLFYSIASTDIVSAPHYYLYEEDTVLLVSFARSGNSPESIAAVELANQLVTNCYHLTLTCAEEGELAKRARNDKRNFLFLMPPRSNDAGFAMTGSFTCMMLSALLIFDKFHTNEEKLDFISQMRRMAEDIIDRETEINNLIQYPFNRLVYLGSGSLAGLTQEAQLKILELTAGKIATLHDSSMGFRHGPKSFINERTLVFGFINNHPYTRQYDLDILEEIANDQIAQSTIAIGQRKEKNFSGKNFVLNSDLLLPDAYLAFPMIFFAQTVALLASIEVHNLPDTPSESGTVNRVVKGVRIYDYSKE, from the coding sequence ATGTTTCAATTAACTGAGCAGGAACTTAATCAAATGGGAGCTGCTATTACCACTAAAGAAATTAAACAAGAACCTGATTTGTGGGGTCAAGTCTATCAGCAATTTTTAGATAAAGAAGAAAAACTTTCTTCTTTTTTAAACAAAGTTATTGAAAGCGCTGACACAAAAATCAAAGTTATTTTTACCGGAGCTGGTACCTCCGAATATGTCGGCAATAGTATTTGGTCATTTTTACAAACCTATGGGCAACGAGAGCAGTTTCTTTTCTACAGTATTGCTTCAACAGATATCGTGTCTGCTCCTCATTATTACCTTTATGAGGAAGATACCGTCTTATTAGTTTCTTTTGCAAGAAGCGGTAATAGCCCTGAAAGTATTGCAGCGGTGGAACTAGCCAATCAGTTAGTTACTAATTGTTATCATTTAACACTTACCTGTGCAGAGGAGGGGGAGTTAGCTAAAAGAGCTCGAAATGATAAGCGCAATTTCTTATTTTTAATGCCTCCTCGTTCAAATGATGCTGGTTTTGCTATGACAGGAAGTTTTACTTGTATGATGCTATCAGCTTTGTTAATTTTTGATAAGTTTCACACCAATGAGGAAAAATTAGATTTTATCTCACAAATGAGAAGAATGGCTGAGGACATTATTGATAGGGAGACAGAAATTAATAACTTAATCCAATATCCTTTTAATCGCTTAGTCTACTTAGGTTCTGGATCTTTAGCAGGATTAACACAAGAAGCGCAATTAAAAATATTAGAACTAACAGCTGGCAAAATTGCAACGCTTCATGACTCCTCTATGGGTTTCAGACATGGTCCAAAATCTTTTATTAATGAACGGACATTGGTCTTTGGTTTTATTAATAATCATCCTTACACAAGACAATATGATCTTGATATTTTAGAAGAAATTGCTAATGATCAGATCGCTCAGTCAACCATTGCGATTGGTCAGAGAAAAGAGAAGAATTTCAGTGGTAAAAACTTTGTTCTGAATTCGGACCTCCTCTTGCCTGACGCTTATTTAGCTTTTCCTATGATATTTTTTGCTCAAACAGTTGCACTACTAGCCTCAATCGAAGTCCATAACTTGCCAGATACTCCTTCTGAAAGTGGAACCGTTAACCGTGTTGTTAAAGGTGTGAGAATATACGACTATTCAAAGGAGTAA
- a CDS encoding GntR family transcriptional regulator, with the protein MTKNQPLYQKLVDQLEVKIRNDMAPHEKLLSERELSESYSVSRITVRQALKELESRGLIYKVHGKGTYVSKLMEPLTDLATTYSFTEQMKKIGKGPKTEIISFEKVAVRDYLEKFLEMDADGEAFELERVRLADGEPMMFERSYLPATLFNDLSKDLLLQKPLYDIFAEDYHQQIRLAEEEFYASIALDYEAQLLGIQKGDPVLHMIRKTYNDKNLLIEHTFSIARADHFKYKIIHQPNQ; encoded by the coding sequence ATGACGAAAAATCAACCATTATATCAAAAATTAGTTGATCAACTTGAAGTAAAGATTAGGAATGATATGGCTCCTCATGAGAAGTTGCTGTCAGAAAGAGAGTTGAGTGAAAGCTATTCTGTTAGTCGCATAACTGTTCGGCAAGCTCTAAAGGAGTTAGAATCACGTGGTCTAATTTACAAAGTTCATGGTAAAGGAACCTATGTTTCAAAATTGATGGAGCCCTTAACAGACTTAGCGACTACATATAGCTTTACTGAGCAGATGAAAAAAATAGGAAAGGGACCAAAAACGGAAATCATTTCTTTTGAGAAAGTAGCAGTAAGGGATTATTTAGAAAAGTTTTTAGAAATGGATGCAGATGGTGAAGCTTTTGAGCTAGAACGGGTGAGACTAGCAGATGGCGAGCCAATGATGTTTGAGAGATCCTATCTTCCTGCCACCCTATTCAATGACTTATCAAAGGATTTATTATTACAAAAACCCTTATATGATATTTTTGCGGAAGACTACCATCAACAGATTCGACTTGCTGAGGAAGAGTTTTATGCTAGTATCGCCCTTGATTATGAGGCTCAATTACTAGGTATACAAAAAGGTGATCCTGTATTACATATGATACGAAAAACCTATAATGATAAAAATCTCTTAATTGAACATACTTTTTCAATTGCTAGAGCTGACCATTTTAAATATAAGATTATTCATCAACCCAATCAATAA
- a CDS encoding zinc ABC transporter substrate-binding protein AdcA produces the protein MKKKILLMMSFVGLTSAWQLSQVKQVEAEDTKVKIMTTFYPVYEFTKGVVGNDGDVSMLMKAGTEPHDFEPTTKDVKKIQDSDAIVYMDDNMETWIPKVKKSIKSDKVDYIEGTGSMILAAGSSEEHDHEDSKKGHDHHDEEGHSHKFDPHVWLSPYRSITVVENIRDSLSKKYPKKADVFKSNAAAYIEKLKKLDKEYSEALSSAKQKSFVTQHAAFGYMALDYGLNQIAINGVSPENEPSAKRLAELSKYVKKYDIKYIYFEENASSKVAKTLAKEAGVKSVVLSPLESLTQKEIKAGEDYFSVMRENLKALELTTKRDGKEIKPEEDNSKSVYNGYFKDSAVKDRKLSDWSGNWQSVYPYLQDGTLDQVMDYKAKKSKGKMTAKEYKDYYEAGYKTDVNAIKINGKKSTITFERGGDKKTFTYSYSGKKIITYEKGNRGVRYMFEAKEKDAGEFKYIQFSDHEIAPNKAEHFHLYWGAQGHDEIASKWDHWPTYYKSDLSGREIAQEINAH, from the coding sequence ATGAAAAAGAAAATTCTTTTAATGATGAGTTTTGTCGGATTGACATCAGCGTGGCAATTAAGTCAAGTTAAGCAAGTAGAAGCAGAGGATACTAAAGTTAAGATAATGACGACCTTTTATCCTGTTTATGAATTTACTAAAGGGGTTGTAGGTAATGATGGCGATGTTTCAATGTTAATGAAAGCTGGAACTGAGCCTCATGACTTTGAGCCTACGACTAAGGACGTCAAAAAAATTCAAGATTCGGATGCAATCGTCTACATGGATGATAACATGGAAACTTGGATTCCAAAAGTGAAAAAATCAATTAAATCAGATAAAGTTGATTATATTGAGGGAACAGGCTCAATGATTTTAGCTGCTGGTTCAAGTGAAGAACATGACCATGAAGATAGTAAAAAAGGTCATGACCATCATGATGAAGAAGGTCATAGCCATAAATTTGATCCGCACGTTTGGTTATCTCCATATCGTAGCATTACTGTAGTGGAAAATATCCGCGATTCGCTTTCAAAGAAATACCCTAAGAAAGCTGACGTCTTCAAATCAAATGCAGCTGCATATATTGAAAAATTGAAAAAGTTAGATAAAGAGTATAGTGAGGCATTATCTTCAGCAAAACAAAAGAGTTTTGTGACACAACATGCTGCTTTTGGCTACATGGCACTTGACTACGGTTTAAATCAAATTGCTATTAATGGTGTTTCTCCAGAAAATGAACCTTCAGCAAAACGTTTAGCTGAACTTTCAAAATATGTAAAAAAATATGATATCAAATATATCTATTTTGAAGAGAATGCCTCAAGTAAAGTTGCTAAAACACTTGCTAAGGAAGCAGGTGTCAAGTCAGTCGTTTTAAGCCCACTCGAAAGTTTAACCCAAAAAGAGATTAAAGCTGGTGAGGATTATTTCAGTGTTATGCGGGAAAACCTTAAAGCTTTAGAATTAACAACTAAGCGTGATGGCAAGGAAATTAAACCAGAAGAAGATAATAGCAAGTCAGTTTATAACGGCTATTTCAAAGATAGTGCGGTGAAGGATCGTAAGCTAAGTGATTGGTCTGGTAATTGGCAGTCTGTCTATCCTTATTTACAAGATGGTACTTTAGATCAGGTTATGGATTATAAAGCTAAAAAATCAAAAGGAAAAATGACAGCAAAAGAATACAAAGATTATTATGAAGCTGGCTATAAGACTGATGTTAATGCTATTAAAATTAATGGTAAGAAGTCAACAATTACTTTTGAGCGTGGCGGTGATAAGAAAACTTTCACATATAGCTATTCTGGTAAGAAAATCATTACTTATGAAAAAGGAAATCGTGGTGTTCGCTACATGTTTGAAGCTAAAGAAAAAGATGCAGGTGAATTTAAGTATATACAGTTCAGTGACCATGAAATAGCACCAAACAAGGCAGAACATTTCCATCTTTATTGGGGGGCACAAGGTCATGATGAGATTGCATCAAAATGGGATCATTGGCCAACATATTACAAGTCTGATTTATCAGGACGTGAAATTGCTCAAGAGATAAATGCTCATTAA
- a CDS encoding ADP-ribosyltransferase — translation MNQKFKNIILIPFISLFFLIGQSTVLSQHYYDEADSVVFDGDSAYFKFTDSEITKYIINKRWADKTIFTEEEKQGLHNYTCEQSISINSQLDKVKSDLSQLTSEMKKQVEVLDNATHKMSIPWDTIVYRYVYTSFLLDLGFTQEQLDDCYVHGKFNPKVLDKFRPGVQYTKYSFMSTTALKNGAMIQRPIELRIRVNRGAKAAFVEPYSWVPSELELLFPRGSRLEVIGAYLSDNDQKLNIEVRLKASI, via the coding sequence ATGAATCAAAAATTTAAAAATATTATCTTAATACCTTTTATTTCACTTTTTTTCTTAATAGGACAAAGTACAGTACTTTCCCAACATTATTATGATGAAGCTGATAGTGTCGTATTTGATGGGGACAGTGCATATTTCAAGTTTACAGATTCAGAAATCACAAAGTACATTATTAACAAACGCTGGGCAGATAAGACTATATTTACTGAAGAAGAGAAACAGGGGTTACATAACTATACTTGTGAGCAGTCTATTTCCATTAATAGTCAACTTGATAAGGTTAAAAGTGACCTTAGTCAACTAACTTCAGAAATGAAAAAACAGGTGGAAGTGTTGGATAATGCTACGCATAAAATGTCTATTCCTTGGGATACTATTGTTTATCGCTATGTTTATACCAGTTTTCTTTTAGATTTAGGTTTTACACAAGAACAACTAGATGATTGTTATGTACACGGTAAATTTAATCCTAAGGTATTAGATAAATTTAGGCCAGGAGTTCAGTATACAAAATATAGTTTTATGAGTACCACTGCTTTGAAAAATGGTGCTATGATACAAAGACCAATAGAATTACGAATCAGAGTTAATAGAGGAGCAAAGGCGGCTTTTGTTGAGCCCTATTCATGGGTTCCTTCGGAACTCGAATTGTTGTTTCCGCGGGGGAGTCGACTAGAAGTCATAGGTGCATATTTGTCGGACAATGATCAAAAGCTTAATATTGAAGTAAGGCTTAAAGCAAGTATTTAA